From one Bombus affinis isolate iyBomAffi1 chromosome 9, iyBomAffi1.2, whole genome shotgun sequence genomic stretch:
- the LOC126920244 gene encoding pre-mRNA-splicing factor CWC25 homolog isoform X2, translating into MKNIEKVWKAEQQQSQEKKKIAELKKEIEMEKDREDMKKYAMEQGVIEKKDDKKLDWMYKGPNQLVNREEYLLGRPIDKSFEQMVQTEKDNELNQAPRNHVEHECIPPSLRFFSGNEQVDLARKMQEDPLYAIKKKEMETRNQLLKNPVKLKQLRQLLEQQSKKSKSEKKKKKNKQDIDSDDEAQLDLLLATKYKQLKDKISNKDLIKSMKKVKHKRKKKSRKENETSNSESESSNEGSESDEHIKKHKKKRSKSKEKNTEVIKHSKEKYLTPDKEEEKKHKSYEKLVKAYSSNNDNNDSSIKKRRDRSFNRDIKKHRDKDFRSSSPNRRSSTHKNTYNTENKYKDFSKRSHEKETTYSKSSSNTNRKYYKEDKNRDKWNFKKKQDLTEEEKERRIQEMIANATWRDEERERNVKKYRIEEKKEIDSRKVYNQDFVTKQLAAAAEISTVASRIKANINNIQRSGRAMDTNFAKR; encoded by the exons atgaaaaatatagaaaaagttTGGAAAGCAGAGCAACAACAAAgtcaagaaaaaaagaaaatagctgaattaaagaaagaaatagaaatggAGAAAGATCGAGAGGATATGAAAAAATACGCAATGGAGCAAGGAGTAATAGAAAAGAAAGATGACAAAAAGCTAGATTGGATGTATAAAGGACCGAATCAATTAGTCAATAGAGAAGAATATTTACTTGGACGGCCAATTGATAAATCATTTGAACAAATGGTTCAAACAGAAAAGGATAATGAATTAAACCAAGCACCAAGAAATCATGTTGAACacg AATGTATTCCCCCGTCATTACGTTTCTTTTCTGGTAATGAACAAGTGGATTTAGCAAGAAAGATGCAAGAAGACCCCTTATATGCTATAAAGAAGAAGGAGATGGAAACAAGAAATCAACTGCTAAAAAATCCAGTTAAATTAAAGCAATTACGACAattg TTGGAACAGCAgtcaaagaaaagtaaaagtgaaaagaaaaagaagaagaataaacAAGATATTGATAGTGATGATGAAGCGCAACTTGACCTATTACTGGCTACTAAATATAAACAGTTAAAGGATAAAATTAGTAATAAAGATTTAATAAAGTCAATGAAAAAGGTGAAacataaacgaaagaaaaagtctagaaaagaaaatgaaacctCAAATAGTGAATCAGAAAGTAGTAACGAAGGAAGTGAAAGTGATGAACATATAAAAAAGCAtaagaaaaagagaagtaaaagtaaagaaaaaaatactGAAGTTATAAAACAtagtaaagaaaaatatttaacacctgataaagaagaagaaaaaaagcataAGTCATATGAAAAACTTGTTAAAGCATACAGTTCAAACAATGATAATAATGATAgctcaattaaaaaaagaagagatagGTCATTCAATAGAGACATAAAAAAACACAGAGATAAAGATTTTCGTTCAAGCAGTCCCAATAGGAGAAGCAGTActcataaaaatacatacaATACTGAGAATAAGTATAAAGATTTTTCAAAGAGATCACATGAAAAAGAAACAACATATTCTAAATCATCTTCTAATACAAATAGAAAGTATTACAAAGAAGATAAAAATCGAGataaatggaattttaaaaagaaacaggATCTcacagaagaagaaaaagaacgacGTATACAAGAAATGATAGCAAATGCAACATGGAGAGATGAAGAACGAGAACGTAATGTTAAAAAGTATCGtatagaagaaaagaaagaaatagataGTAGAAAAGTGTATAATCAAGATTTTGTTACAAAACAATTAGCAGCTGCTGCAGAAATAAGTACTGTTGCTTCTAGAATTAAAGCTAATATAAACAATATACAACGATCTGGAAGAGCAATGGATACAAATTTTGCTAAAAGATGA
- the LOC126920236 gene encoding probable phosphorylase b kinase regulatory subunit beta isoform X2, with amino-acid sequence MTSFVTISTKRASQIRNARQGSIIDLDIDMFLKISNYEDTVRQLDIYYGIVKRQLLRYQSCITGLFPQVSNDKVVGSVRESIYCAAAVWSLYQAYRRIDDDRGKSYELGQSAVKCMRGILECWVKQSSRIELFKRNQCNRFALHCKFHLDTGDEIFKDADYNHLQIDIVSLYLIFLVQMISSGLQIIYTQDEVAFIQNLVYYVERAYRTPDYGMWERGSRYNDGTPEIHASSIGIAKSALEAINGCNLFGEKGASWSVIYVDIDAHNRNRSIFETMLPRESSSKSVDTALLPTISFPAFATHEEVLYNETKANIIRRLKGNYGFKRFGRDGYKTVIESKDRRYYKSGEIKEFDNIECEWPLFYIFMIIDGVFKTLPEQVEEYQKLLKERMYKDINGDPVIPMYYYVPEDRLELERNDPGSTYRVPSAEGRGQKSSTDTELGSMYLWNQAMFIIAQLLTAGLLHINELDPIRRYLPSYNRPRKAGRYSAFQGTHTDLVVQIVLIAESMRLQAMMATYGIQTQTPHEVEPVQILSSTQLVKVYEKLGVNNKLNLQGRPARPIGSLGTSKVYRVCGMTVLCYPLIFEVSDFYLYRDMALLIDDIKTELQFVGKYWRLSGRPTICLLIREEHMRDPQFKEMLDLFAMLKKGYCNKTKVRIGRLQNLISSSCIEHLDFINTVETDLELTQFKQLKHDYIGYQSLTDVPKALTYSENIKDYSYYMNEPLYNILNEIRNNKSLYTLCQLYGILLKREGINYEINGMTVGDQLRSLYQQAGCLRYWMVVRYCSSLLNHTVDSISPFITGVLVKGKQITVGVIGQEETVFDKPMTPLEIQSVMYSTIQPHNVVQAVLQQEVLLYCGRLIGTNPEMFKGILKIRIGWVLEAIKLYLQMFVKNPKPIENYSPFEIRQFLIKVLTVKDWANNEKITVLGRRKIEGCLCRVPAHFYNHVWEVLMRCPDGICVNGRELPQQPTLSNMTRSELTFALFVESLLHHIQLPEYRQIIVELLTIVSTILLRNPELSFQKQLNLNKLVEDSFLMYCKDNNVEKTVDQSLFFSAHYSITTGYLARAVVNNMLTGGCLATINDINDAIETRETCKIT; translated from the exons ATGACATCTTTTGTAACAATCTCCACAAAAAG AGCTTCTCAGATCAGAAATGCACGGCAAGGTAGTATTATTGATTTAGATATTGACATGTTTCTCAAGATATCAAATTATGAAGATACAGTCAGACAACTTGATATCTATTATGGAATTG ttAAAAGACAATTGTTACGTTATCAAAGTTGTATAACAGGTCTTTTCCCACAAGTTTCAAATGATAAAGTAGTTGGAAGTGTGAGAGAAAGTATTTACTGTGCGGCCGCTGTATGGAGTTTGTACCAAGCATATAG ACGTATAGATGATGATCGTGGAAAATCTTATGAACTTGGACAATCAGCTGTAAAATGTATGCGTGGCATTTTAGAATGTTGGGTGAAACAATCATCTAGAATAGAGTTATTTAAACGTAATCAGTGTAACCGCTTTGCATTGCATTGTAAATTTCATTTAGATACTGgtgatgaaatttttaaagatgCCGATTACAATCATTTGCAA ATTGATATTGTTTCactatatttgatatttttagtACAAATGATTTCTTCAGGATTGCAAATTATATATACTCAAGATGAAGTAgcatttatacaaaatcttgtatATTATGTGGAAAGAGCATATCGTACACCAGATTATGGCATGTGGGAACGTGGTAGTAGATATAATGATGGTACACCTGAAATACATGCAAGTTCAATTGGTATAGCCAAAAGTGCTCTTGAAGCTATTAATGGATGCAATTTATTTGGAGAAAAAGGAGCTTCTTGGTCAGTCATATATGTTGATATTGATGCACATAATCGAAATCGTAGTATTTTTGAAACAATGCTTCCAAGAGAGTCAAGTTCTAAg AGTGTAGACACAGCTTTGCTACCAACAATATCTTTTCCTGCATTTGCCACTCACGAAGAAGTATTGTATAATGAAACAAAGGCGAATATAATTCGAAGATTAAAAGGCAATTACGGATTTAAGAGGTTTGGCAGAGATGGATACAAAACCGTTATAGAAAGCAAAGATCGACGATATTACAAATCTGGTGAAATCAAG GAATTTGATAATATAGAATGTGAATGGccattattttacatatttatgaTCATTGACGGTGTTTTTAAGACTTTGCCAGAACAAGTGGaagaatatcaaaaattattaaaagaacGAATGTACAAAGATATTAATGGAG ATCCTGTAATACCTATGTATTACTATGTACCTGAGGATAGATTAGAACTAGAAAGAAATGATCCTGGTAGTACATATCGAGTACCGAGTGCTGAAGGAAGAGGACAGAAAAGTTCTACAGATACAGAACTTGGATCTATGTATTTGTGGAATCAAGCTATGTTTATAATTGCTCAATTACTCACTGCTGGTTTATTACATATTAATGAATTAGATCCAATTAGACGTTATCTTCCTTCATACAACAGACCACGAAAAGCTGGGAGGTATTCAGCTTTTCAA GGTACTCATACTGATCTTGTAGTACAAATCGTTCTTATTGCCGAATCTATGCGATTACAAGCAATGATGGCAACATATGGTATACAAACACAAACACCACACGAAGTGGAACCAGTACAAATATTATCATCTACACAATTAGTAAAAGTTTATGAAAAATTGGGAGTGAATAATAAACTAAATCTACAAGGCCGACCAGCAAGACCAATTGGGTCTTTGGGTACAAGTAAG GTTTATAGAGTATGTGGTATGACAGTACTTTGTTATCCTCTAATATTTGAGGTGTCAGATTTTTACTTGTATAGAGATATGGCTCTATTAATCGATGACATAAAAACTGAACTTCAGTTTGTGGGCAAATATTGGCGACTTTCAGGTCGACCTACTATATGTCTTTTGATACGAGAAGAACATATGAG AGATCCACAATTTAAGGAAATGCTTGATCTTTTTGCTATGTTAAAAAAAGGATATTGTAACAAAACAAAAGTTCGAATTGGTCGGTTACAGAATCTCATTTCATCTTCATGCATtg AACATTTGGACTTTATAAATACTGTAGAGACAGATCTTGAACTTACCCAATTTAAGCAATTAAAACATGATTATATTGGATATCAAAGTTTAACTGATGTACCTAAAGCTTTAACTTATtctgaaaatataaaagattatTCT TATTATATGAATGAACCActatataatatcttaaatgaaATTCGTAACAATAAAAGCTTATATACTTTGTGTCAACTTTATGGTATTTTATTGAAACGAGAAGGAATTAACTATGAAATTAATGGAATGACAG tcgGAGATCAATTAAGGTCATTGTATCAACAGGCAGGGTGTCTTAGATATTGGATGGTTGTTCGTTACTGTAGCAGTTTATTAAATCATACTGTTGATAGTATAAGTCCTTTTATAACAGGAGTTCTTGTTAAAGGAAAACAG ATAACAGTTGGAGTAATTGGACAAGAAGAAACTGTATTTGATAAACCAATGACACCTTTAGAAATTCAGTCAGTTATGTATTCAACAATTCAACCACATAATGTAGTTCAAGCAGTACTTCAACAAGAAGTATTATTGTACTGTGGTCGACTTATTGGAACAAATCCAGAAATGTTTAAAGGAATACTGAAAATTCGTATTGG ATGGGTCCTAGAAGCAATAAAACTTTACTTACAAATGTTTGTTAAAAATCCTAAACCAATTGAGAACTATAGTCCATTTGAGATTCGTCAATTCCTTATAAAAGTATTGACGGTTAAAGACTGGGCCAACAATGAaaa GATTACAGTTTTAGGACGTAGAAAAATTGAAGGTTGTTTATGTAGAGTACCTGCACATTTTTATAATCACGTTTGGGAAGTATTAATGCGTTGTCCAGATGGTATATGTGTTAATGGACGAGAATTGCCTCAACAACCTACGCTGTCTAATATGACTCGTTCCGAACTCACGTTTGCTTTGTTCGTGGAATCTTTACTTCACCATATACAATTGCCAGAATATCGCCAAATTATTGTAGAG TTACTCACTATAGTGTCAACAATTTTACTTCGAAATCCAGAATTAAGTTTTCAGAAACAATTAAATCTTAACAAACTCGTCGAAGATAGTTTCCTCATGTATTGTAAG GATAATAACGTGGAAAAAACTGTTGATCAATCGTTGTTTTTCTCTGCTCACTATTCAATAACTACAGGATATCTTGCTAGAGCTGTAGTAAATAATATGCTTACTGGAGGATGTTTAGCAACTATTAATGACATCAACGATGCAATTGAAACTAGAGAAACTTGTAAAATTACATAA
- the LOC126920244 gene encoding pre-mRNA-splicing factor CWC25 homolog isoform X1 yields MGGGDLNLKKSWHPSTMKNIEKVWKAEQQQSQEKKKIAELKKEIEMEKDREDMKKYAMEQGVIEKKDDKKLDWMYKGPNQLVNREEYLLGRPIDKSFEQMVQTEKDNELNQAPRNHVEHECIPPSLRFFSGNEQVDLARKMQEDPLYAIKKKEMETRNQLLKNPVKLKQLRQLLEQQSKKSKSEKKKKKNKQDIDSDDEAQLDLLLATKYKQLKDKISNKDLIKSMKKVKHKRKKKSRKENETSNSESESSNEGSESDEHIKKHKKKRSKSKEKNTEVIKHSKEKYLTPDKEEEKKHKSYEKLVKAYSSNNDNNDSSIKKRRDRSFNRDIKKHRDKDFRSSSPNRRSSTHKNTYNTENKYKDFSKRSHEKETTYSKSSSNTNRKYYKEDKNRDKWNFKKKQDLTEEEKERRIQEMIANATWRDEERERNVKKYRIEEKKEIDSRKVYNQDFVTKQLAAAAEISTVASRIKANINNIQRSGRAMDTNFAKR; encoded by the exons ATGGGTGGTGGAGATTTG AATTTGAAGAAGTCATGGCATCCATCTACtatgaaaaatatagaaaaagttTGGAAAGCAGAGCAACAACAAAgtcaagaaaaaaagaaaatagctgaattaaagaaagaaatagaaatggAGAAAGATCGAGAGGATATGAAAAAATACGCAATGGAGCAAGGAGTAATAGAAAAGAAAGATGACAAAAAGCTAGATTGGATGTATAAAGGACCGAATCAATTAGTCAATAGAGAAGAATATTTACTTGGACGGCCAATTGATAAATCATTTGAACAAATGGTTCAAACAGAAAAGGATAATGAATTAAACCAAGCACCAAGAAATCATGTTGAACacg AATGTATTCCCCCGTCATTACGTTTCTTTTCTGGTAATGAACAAGTGGATTTAGCAAGAAAGATGCAAGAAGACCCCTTATATGCTATAAAGAAGAAGGAGATGGAAACAAGAAATCAACTGCTAAAAAATCCAGTTAAATTAAAGCAATTACGACAattg TTGGAACAGCAgtcaaagaaaagtaaaagtgaaaagaaaaagaagaagaataaacAAGATATTGATAGTGATGATGAAGCGCAACTTGACCTATTACTGGCTACTAAATATAAACAGTTAAAGGATAAAATTAGTAATAAAGATTTAATAAAGTCAATGAAAAAGGTGAAacataaacgaaagaaaaagtctagaaaagaaaatgaaacctCAAATAGTGAATCAGAAAGTAGTAACGAAGGAAGTGAAAGTGATGAACATATAAAAAAGCAtaagaaaaagagaagtaaaagtaaagaaaaaaatactGAAGTTATAAAACAtagtaaagaaaaatatttaacacctgataaagaagaagaaaaaaagcataAGTCATATGAAAAACTTGTTAAAGCATACAGTTCAAACAATGATAATAATGATAgctcaattaaaaaaagaagagatagGTCATTCAATAGAGACATAAAAAAACACAGAGATAAAGATTTTCGTTCAAGCAGTCCCAATAGGAGAAGCAGTActcataaaaatacatacaATACTGAGAATAAGTATAAAGATTTTTCAAAGAGATCACATGAAAAAGAAACAACATATTCTAAATCATCTTCTAATACAAATAGAAAGTATTACAAAGAAGATAAAAATCGAGataaatggaattttaaaaagaaacaggATCTcacagaagaagaaaaagaacgacGTATACAAGAAATGATAGCAAATGCAACATGGAGAGATGAAGAACGAGAACGTAATGTTAAAAAGTATCGtatagaagaaaagaaagaaatagataGTAGAAAAGTGTATAATCAAGATTTTGTTACAAAACAATTAGCAGCTGCTGCAGAAATAAGTACTGTTGCTTCTAGAATTAAAGCTAATATAAACAATATACAACGATCTGGAAGAGCAATGGATACAAATTTTGCTAAAAGATGA
- the LOC126920236 gene encoding probable phosphorylase b kinase regulatory subunit beta isoform X1, whose translation MTSFVTISTKRASQIRNARQGSIIDLDIDMFLKISNYEDTVRQLDIYYGIVKRQLLRYQSCITGLFPQVSNDKVVGSVRESIYCAAAVWSLYQAYRRIDDDRGKSYELGQSAVKCMRGILECWVKQSSRIELFKRNQCNRFALHCKFHLDTGDEIFKDADYNHLQIDIVSLYLIFLVQMISSGLQIIYTQDEVAFIQNLVYYVERAYRTPDYGMWERGSRYNDGTPEIHASSIGIAKSALEAINGCNLFGEKGASWSVIYVDIDAHNRNRSIFETMLPRESSSKSVDTALLPTISFPAFATHEEVLYNETKANIIRRLKGNYGFKRFGRDGYKTVIESKDRRYYKSGEIKEFDNIECEWPLFYIFMIIDGVFKTLPEQVEEYQKLLKERMYKDINGDPVIPMYYYVPEDRLELERNDPGSTYRVPSAEGRGQKSSTDTELGSMYLWNQAMFIIAQLLTAGLLHINELDPIRRYLPSYNRPRKAGRYSAFQAKPSIGTHTDLVVQIVLIAESMRLQAMMATYGIQTQTPHEVEPVQILSSTQLVKVYEKLGVNNKLNLQGRPARPIGSLGTSKVYRVCGMTVLCYPLIFEVSDFYLYRDMALLIDDIKTELQFVGKYWRLSGRPTICLLIREEHMRDPQFKEMLDLFAMLKKGYCNKTKVRIGRLQNLISSSCIEHLDFINTVETDLELTQFKQLKHDYIGYQSLTDVPKALTYSENIKDYSYYMNEPLYNILNEIRNNKSLYTLCQLYGILLKREGINYEINGMTVGDQLRSLYQQAGCLRYWMVVRYCSSLLNHTVDSISPFITGVLVKGKQITVGVIGQEETVFDKPMTPLEIQSVMYSTIQPHNVVQAVLQQEVLLYCGRLIGTNPEMFKGILKIRIGWVLEAIKLYLQMFVKNPKPIENYSPFEIRQFLIKVLTVKDWANNEKITVLGRRKIEGCLCRVPAHFYNHVWEVLMRCPDGICVNGRELPQQPTLSNMTRSELTFALFVESLLHHIQLPEYRQIIVELLTIVSTILLRNPELSFQKQLNLNKLVEDSFLMYCKDNNVEKTVDQSLFFSAHYSITTGYLARAVVNNMLTGGCLATINDINDAIETRETCKIT comes from the exons ATGACATCTTTTGTAACAATCTCCACAAAAAG AGCTTCTCAGATCAGAAATGCACGGCAAGGTAGTATTATTGATTTAGATATTGACATGTTTCTCAAGATATCAAATTATGAAGATACAGTCAGACAACTTGATATCTATTATGGAATTG ttAAAAGACAATTGTTACGTTATCAAAGTTGTATAACAGGTCTTTTCCCACAAGTTTCAAATGATAAAGTAGTTGGAAGTGTGAGAGAAAGTATTTACTGTGCGGCCGCTGTATGGAGTTTGTACCAAGCATATAG ACGTATAGATGATGATCGTGGAAAATCTTATGAACTTGGACAATCAGCTGTAAAATGTATGCGTGGCATTTTAGAATGTTGGGTGAAACAATCATCTAGAATAGAGTTATTTAAACGTAATCAGTGTAACCGCTTTGCATTGCATTGTAAATTTCATTTAGATACTGgtgatgaaatttttaaagatgCCGATTACAATCATTTGCAA ATTGATATTGTTTCactatatttgatatttttagtACAAATGATTTCTTCAGGATTGCAAATTATATATACTCAAGATGAAGTAgcatttatacaaaatcttgtatATTATGTGGAAAGAGCATATCGTACACCAGATTATGGCATGTGGGAACGTGGTAGTAGATATAATGATGGTACACCTGAAATACATGCAAGTTCAATTGGTATAGCCAAAAGTGCTCTTGAAGCTATTAATGGATGCAATTTATTTGGAGAAAAAGGAGCTTCTTGGTCAGTCATATATGTTGATATTGATGCACATAATCGAAATCGTAGTATTTTTGAAACAATGCTTCCAAGAGAGTCAAGTTCTAAg AGTGTAGACACAGCTTTGCTACCAACAATATCTTTTCCTGCATTTGCCACTCACGAAGAAGTATTGTATAATGAAACAAAGGCGAATATAATTCGAAGATTAAAAGGCAATTACGGATTTAAGAGGTTTGGCAGAGATGGATACAAAACCGTTATAGAAAGCAAAGATCGACGATATTACAAATCTGGTGAAATCAAG GAATTTGATAATATAGAATGTGAATGGccattattttacatatttatgaTCATTGACGGTGTTTTTAAGACTTTGCCAGAACAAGTGGaagaatatcaaaaattattaaaagaacGAATGTACAAAGATATTAATGGAG ATCCTGTAATACCTATGTATTACTATGTACCTGAGGATAGATTAGAACTAGAAAGAAATGATCCTGGTAGTACATATCGAGTACCGAGTGCTGAAGGAAGAGGACAGAAAAGTTCTACAGATACAGAACTTGGATCTATGTATTTGTGGAATCAAGCTATGTTTATAATTGCTCAATTACTCACTGCTGGTTTATTACATATTAATGAATTAGATCCAATTAGACGTTATCTTCCTTCATACAACAGACCACGAAAAGCTGGGAGGTATTCAGCTTTTCAA GCAAAACCGAGTATT GGTACTCATACTGATCTTGTAGTACAAATCGTTCTTATTGCCGAATCTATGCGATTACAAGCAATGATGGCAACATATGGTATACAAACACAAACACCACACGAAGTGGAACCAGTACAAATATTATCATCTACACAATTAGTAAAAGTTTATGAAAAATTGGGAGTGAATAATAAACTAAATCTACAAGGCCGACCAGCAAGACCAATTGGGTCTTTGGGTACAAGTAAG GTTTATAGAGTATGTGGTATGACAGTACTTTGTTATCCTCTAATATTTGAGGTGTCAGATTTTTACTTGTATAGAGATATGGCTCTATTAATCGATGACATAAAAACTGAACTTCAGTTTGTGGGCAAATATTGGCGACTTTCAGGTCGACCTACTATATGTCTTTTGATACGAGAAGAACATATGAG AGATCCACAATTTAAGGAAATGCTTGATCTTTTTGCTATGTTAAAAAAAGGATATTGTAACAAAACAAAAGTTCGAATTGGTCGGTTACAGAATCTCATTTCATCTTCATGCATtg AACATTTGGACTTTATAAATACTGTAGAGACAGATCTTGAACTTACCCAATTTAAGCAATTAAAACATGATTATATTGGATATCAAAGTTTAACTGATGTACCTAAAGCTTTAACTTATtctgaaaatataaaagattatTCT TATTATATGAATGAACCActatataatatcttaaatgaaATTCGTAACAATAAAAGCTTATATACTTTGTGTCAACTTTATGGTATTTTATTGAAACGAGAAGGAATTAACTATGAAATTAATGGAATGACAG tcgGAGATCAATTAAGGTCATTGTATCAACAGGCAGGGTGTCTTAGATATTGGATGGTTGTTCGTTACTGTAGCAGTTTATTAAATCATACTGTTGATAGTATAAGTCCTTTTATAACAGGAGTTCTTGTTAAAGGAAAACAG ATAACAGTTGGAGTAATTGGACAAGAAGAAACTGTATTTGATAAACCAATGACACCTTTAGAAATTCAGTCAGTTATGTATTCAACAATTCAACCACATAATGTAGTTCAAGCAGTACTTCAACAAGAAGTATTATTGTACTGTGGTCGACTTATTGGAACAAATCCAGAAATGTTTAAAGGAATACTGAAAATTCGTATTGG ATGGGTCCTAGAAGCAATAAAACTTTACTTACAAATGTTTGTTAAAAATCCTAAACCAATTGAGAACTATAGTCCATTTGAGATTCGTCAATTCCTTATAAAAGTATTGACGGTTAAAGACTGGGCCAACAATGAaaa GATTACAGTTTTAGGACGTAGAAAAATTGAAGGTTGTTTATGTAGAGTACCTGCACATTTTTATAATCACGTTTGGGAAGTATTAATGCGTTGTCCAGATGGTATATGTGTTAATGGACGAGAATTGCCTCAACAACCTACGCTGTCTAATATGACTCGTTCCGAACTCACGTTTGCTTTGTTCGTGGAATCTTTACTTCACCATATACAATTGCCAGAATATCGCCAAATTATTGTAGAG TTACTCACTATAGTGTCAACAATTTTACTTCGAAATCCAGAATTAAGTTTTCAGAAACAATTAAATCTTAACAAACTCGTCGAAGATAGTTTCCTCATGTATTGTAAG GATAATAACGTGGAAAAAACTGTTGATCAATCGTTGTTTTTCTCTGCTCACTATTCAATAACTACAGGATATCTTGCTAGAGCTGTAGTAAATAATATGCTTACTGGAGGATGTTTAGCAACTATTAATGACATCAACGATGCAATTGAAACTAGAGAAACTTGTAAAATTACATAA